One segment of Panthera leo isolate Ple1 chromosome A3, P.leo_Ple1_pat1.1, whole genome shotgun sequence DNA contains the following:
- the NXT1 gene encoding NTF2-related export protein 1: MASVDFKTYVDQACRAAEEFVNVYYTTMDKRRRLLSRLYMGTATLVWNGNAVSGQESLSEFFEMLPSSEFQINVVDCQPVHDEATPSQTTVLVVICGTVKFEGNKQRDFNQNFILTAQASPSNTVWKIASDCFRFQDWAS; encoded by the coding sequence ATGGCATCGGTGGACTTCAAGACCTACGTGGATCAGGCGTGCAGAGCTGCTGAGGAGTTCGTCAACGTGTACTATACCACCATGGATAAGCGGCGGCGCTTGTTGTCCCGCCTGTACATGGGCACAGCCACCCTGGTGTGGAATGGAAATGCTGTTTCAGGACAAGAGTCCTTGAGTGAGTTTTTTGAAATGTTACCTTCTAGTGAGTTCCAAATCAACGTGGTAGACTGCCAGCCTGTCCACGATGAAGCCACCCCGAGCCAGACTACAGTCCTCGTTGTGATCTGTGGGACAGTGAAGTTTGAGGGCAACAAGCAACGGGACTTTAACCAGAACTTCATCCTGACCGCCCAGGCCTCACCCAGCAACACAGTGTGGAAAATAGCAAGTGACTGCTTCCGGTTCCAGGACTGGGCCAGCTAG